The stretch of DNA GCGACGTCTGCTCGCGCACCTCGGCGCCGGTCGTCGCCTCGGGGGGCGTCACCACGATCGAGGACATCCGGGCGCTGATGACGCTGGTCCGCCCGGACGGCGAGGCCGGCGGCGTCGAGGGCGCCATCGCTGGTACGGCGCTCTACACCGGCTCGCTGTCCTTGGAGGAGGCGCTGGCCGTCACGCGGGGGAGCGCGTCATGAGCCTCGCCGTACGGGTGATCCCGTGCCTGGACGTCGACGCCGGTCGGGTGGTCAAGGGCGTGAACTTCCAGGCGCTGCGCGATGCGGGTGACCCGGTGGAGCTGGCCCGGGCCTATGACGCGGAGGGCGCCGACGAGCTGACCTTCCTGGACATCTCCGCCTCGGCGGACGGCCGGGCCACGACGATGGAGGTGGTCTCGCGCGTGGCCGAGGAGGTCTTCATCCCGCTGACCGTCGGAGGCGGCGTCCGCGCCGTGGCCGATGTCGACCGGCTGCTGCGGGCGGGGGCCGACAAGGTCGGCGTCAACACCGCCGCCATCGCGCGTCCGGAGCTGATCGCGGAGATCGCCGACCGGTTCGGCAACCAGGTGCTGGTGCTCTCGGTCGACGCGCGCCGGGCGCCGGGTACGGCGTCGGGCTTCGAGGTGACCACCCACGGTGGCCGGCAGTCCACCGGGATCGACGCGGTGGAGTGGGCCGTGCGTGCCGCCGCGCTCGGGGCCGGGGAGATCCTGCTCAACTCGATGGATGCCGACGGCACGCAGGACGGCTTCGACCTGGCGATGATCGCAGCGGTGCGTGCCGAGGTCTCGATCCCGGTGATCGCGTCGGGCGGGGCGGGCGCTGCGGACCACTTCGCGCCGGCGGTCGGTGCCGGCGCCGACGCGGTGCTCGCGGCATCGGTCTTCCACTTCGGAACGCTGCGGATCGGCGAGGTGAAGGCGGCCCTGTCGGACGCCGGGCTGCCGGTGCGCTGAGTCCGGCCGCGGCGTTAGCGTCGGGGAATGACCCGGTTCGTCTACGCCACCGCCACCTCGCTCGACGGCTTCCTCGCCGATGCCGACAACTCGTTGGACTGGTTGTTCGCCGTCGACGGCGGCGAGGACTCCATCGCAGGTCTGTCGGCCTTCGTGGAAGGCGTCACGGTGATGGTCGAGGGATCCACGACCTACCGCTGGGTGGTCGAGCACGAGGACCTGATGGCCGCGCCGAGGAGGTGGCAGGAGTTCTACGGCGAGAAGGTGACCTTCGTCTTCTCCTCGCGGACCGATCTGCCGCTGGTGCCCGGCGCCGACATCCGCGTGCTGAGCGGGCCGGTGGAGGCACACGCGGAGCTCCTGCGGGATGCGGCTGCAGGCAAGGACGTCTGGATCGTCGGCGGCGGAGACCTGGCCGGTCAGTTCTGGGAGGCCGGCCTGCTCGACGAGATCATGCTGTCGGTCGCGGCTGTCACGCTGGGCTCGGGCGCACCGCTCCTACCGCGCCGGATCGAGTCGTCGCGGCTCCGCCTGTTCGGCGTGAAGCAGGTCGGGCAGTTCGCCGAGCTGCGCTACGCCGTACGGTCGCGGGGCTGAACGACTGTTCGGTGTGTCGGCGGGTGTGTCGGCGGATTGAGCGATTGCTCAGTTGCCGACGAGGTGGGGCGTGGCGGTGCGGACCTCCAGGGGTGTCGGTGTGCCGGCGATGGTGACGGTGGCATGGAGGTGGTGCCGGGGCCCGTGGTCGATGCGGTAGTCGGCCTGGTAGGTGGTGTCGAGGCTGACGGTGACGGGTCCTCGGTGCGGGTAGCGGTGCACGATCGTCTGGCGGGGGTAGGCCGCGCCGGGGCTGGTGGTGGCGGCGGTGGTTCCGTCGCCGTAGTGCCAGGTGTAACGCGCGGCGGTGATGTGGAACGTGACGGTGGAGTCGAGGACAGTGACGCTTCGGTCGAGGGTGGTGGGGTCGGTGTAGAAGATGGTGTCGAAGTTGACCAGCGTCTCGCCGCGGGGCGGTTGGATGTGGAGTGGCGAGGGTGCCATCGGGATCTTCTCGAAGGCGGCGCGGATGTCGGCGGTCGTGGGTTTGTTCGTGGTGGGTGGCGGGTCGCCGGGGCAGGACGATCTGCTCTCCGCAATGGTGCCGTCAGCGAGCACATAGTCCTGGCGCTGCATGGCCGAGCCATCGGAGCAGAGTTGAACCTCGCCGCAGACCTGACTTCCGCCGAGAGCGCATTGGGGCCGACTTTCCCAGTGGCCGGTCTGCGCCGACGACGATTCGCTTGCCTTTTCGGATGAGTTCTTACCGACCGAATTCGAGGAGGCAGAAAATGCATCGTCGAGCGCACCAACGTGTGCTGGACCGTCGGCGAAGCTGAACGAAGGTAGAGAGACTGCGAGAGTAGTAGCGAGAGCGATGAAGGCGCGGATCATGGTTGACTCCGCAACTCTCCGGCGATCCAGCCGTCCTCGCGCGGGAGCAGCGACATGAGTTTATTTGTGGTCCCGCCGGGATGTAAGACGGTCTTCTTGCCCGGGGTATCGACGCGTTGCGGCTCGTTCGTCAGATTGAAGGCGACCAGCACCGAGTGATTCGGGATCACCGCCTCTGAGCGCAGAGAAGAGACCGTCTCGGCACCGCCTGTCAGGTGCGAATGGCGGCGCGCGAGCTTGCGCATCGCCTCGATCCCTGCCTGGCAACCCGCGCAAGTTGTGGCGGAGATGACTTCGATCGGCGCCGTATTAAGTGTCTGCTGGACATAGTCAACGACGTGCCAGTAGTACACGACGAACGCCTTTGCCCCGGCCTCGGTGTGTGATCTCGCCACCTCCGGCATGACCGGCACCGTGACCGCCGCGCTCGACGTTGCGCTCGACGCCGTGGGCGTGGTGGTCGCGCTGGGCGCTCGTCTGGGTGGCGCCTCAGGGGCCTTGTTGCCGCAGCCGGCAAGCAGCACGACGAATATGGCGGCGGCAAGAACGCGACGCATTGTCCCCATGGTGGTCCTCCCGAGATGGTGCGTGACCAGTACACCTGACCGGAACCATACGATCGGGAGAAACCGCTGACCAGCGCCGGTCTAGAGCTGTGGAAAAAGGCGGTCGATTCGCGCTATTAAGCGGCCGATATACGAAACCGACGCTGACCCGTCAGCACGCAGCCCCCGGAGAAAGAACCGCGCGAGCCTCACCGTGGGATCCGGATCTGTGCAAAACTCAGGCGGGTGAGCGACAGGGCACAGACGCCGGACCCGAGGCGCACGCTGAGAGAGCGGGATCTGGTCGGCGCGGAGCTGGCCGACTGGCGGATGCTGATCGACCGGCTGCACGCCAGCTTCGACACCGGCGACTTCGCGACGGGAGTCAGGCTCGTCGACGCGATCGCGCTGGCCGCCGAGGAGGCGGCCCACCATCCCGACCTCGATCTCTCCTACGGACGCCTCGACGTCCGGCTGTTCAGCCACGACGCCGGTGGGGTCACCGTGCGTGACGTGGAGCTGGCCCGGGCCATCAGCGAGCTGGCCGCGACAGCGGGAGCCACGTCGCACCCCGAACGGACGAGCGTGCTCGAACTCGGCCTCGACTCGGCCGACGAGGCGCAGATCAGACCGTTCTGGGCGGCGTTGCTCGACTACGACCCGGTCCAGGCGTGGGGCGAGCTCCAGCTCCGCGACGCGACCGGCCGCCGACCGACCATCTGGTTCCAGCCGACCGAGCCCCACGAGGTGCCGCGGCAGCGCTGGCACCTGGACCTGCGCATCCCGCCCGAGGTGGTCCAGACCCGCATCGCCGCCGCGATCGAGGCCGGCGGTGAGCTGGTCGACGACTCGGCCGCGCCGGCGTACTGGGTGCTCGCCGACCCGCAGGGCAACCGCGCATGCCTGACCACCTGGGAGGGCCGCGAGCCGGCCTGAGCCACCCGAGCCACCCCCGCCGCGGGCCCCGGGAAGGTCAGCCGGCGGTCTGGACCACCCAGATCCAGTTCCCGTCCGGGTCGTGGATGGGGAACATCCGCGGCACCGGGCCCTCACCGCCCATCAGCTCGCCCACCTGGACGCCGTCGACGCCACCGAGTCGGGTCCGCTCGGCCTCGGCGTCGGGTGTCTCCACGCCGATCGCGCCGCCGCCCGGCTCGCCGTTCATCGGCGGGTTGAGGGCGAGCACCGCGCTCGAACCGGGCGGAGCGACCTCGATCCAGCGACCGGCCTGGTCGCCCTCGCCGAACGACGTCTCGGAGCGCAGCTCCCAGCCGAGCTTGTGGGTGTAGAACTCGATCGCGGCATCCTGGTCGGCGACCGTGAACATGGCAGTGCTGATGCTCGTGATCGTGGTCATGGCACGAGCGTCGCACCGAGGTCACGACGCGGCAAGGGCGGGCGGACCGATTTGTCTCCACCCGTGCCGAAGCCAGGGGTACGACGACGGGGTGGCGCGCGGCCGCTCCGCGAGCGACCTACCAGCCCAGCTTCGCGCGCCGCAGGGCCTCGACCCTGTCCGCCGGCCCGGAGAAGTCCAGTCGCTCCACCGCTGACCTGCCGAAGATGAACAGAGTGACCTCGCCGACCGGTCCGGAGACCACGACCGGGTCCTCCCCGCGCCGCAGCGTGGTGCGGCGCGATCCCGAGACGATCTCGACCGGCACGCCGGCCGGCCGCACCAGCGCCCGTCCGGCGAAGGACAGCTGGCGCCACAGCGCCGATGCGTCGGCACTGGAGAGCTCGCGGGAGGTCCACGAGGGCTGCGCCCGGCGTACGTCCTCGTGGTGCACGAAGAGCTCCGCCGTGTTGACCACGGCGTCCAGCGCGTCCACCCGCAGCGGTAGCGGCGGGGTCCGCAACCGCTCGACCAGGACCGGGAAGGGCTCCCTGCGCAGCTCGGCCGACGTCCGCTCCATCACCCCGCGCAACGCCGGCACCGACGTGGTGGCGGCGGCCCACGGCC from Nocardioides sp. BP30 encodes:
- the hisF gene encoding imidazole glycerol phosphate synthase subunit HisF; the protein is MSLAVRVIPCLDVDAGRVVKGVNFQALRDAGDPVELARAYDAEGADELTFLDISASADGRATTMEVVSRVAEEVFIPLTVGGGVRAVADVDRLLRAGADKVGVNTAAIARPELIAEIADRFGNQVLVLSVDARRAPGTASGFEVTTHGGRQSTGIDAVEWAVRAAALGAGEILLNSMDADGTQDGFDLAMIAAVRAEVSIPVIASGGAGAADHFAPAVGAGADAVLAASVFHFGTLRIGEVKAALSDAGLPVR
- a CDS encoding dihydrofolate reductase family protein gives rise to the protein MTRFVYATATSLDGFLADADNSLDWLFAVDGGEDSIAGLSAFVEGVTVMVEGSTTYRWVVEHEDLMAAPRRWQEFYGEKVTFVFSSRTDLPLVPGADIRVLSGPVEAHAELLRDAAAGKDVWIVGGGDLAGQFWEAGLLDEIMLSVAAVTLGSGAPLLPRRIESSRLRLFGVKQVGQFAELRYAVRSRG
- a CDS encoding DUF6318 family protein, which codes for MRRVLAAAIFVVLLAGCGNKAPEAPPRRAPSATTTPTASSATSSAAVTVPVMPEVARSHTEAGAKAFVVYYWHVVDYVQQTLNTAPIEVISATTCAGCQAGIEAMRKLARRHSHLTGGAETVSSLRSEAVIPNHSVLVAFNLTNEPQRVDTPGKKTVLHPGGTTNKLMSLLPREDGWIAGELRSQP
- a CDS encoding 4a-hydroxytetrahydrobiopterin dehydratase → MSDRAQTPDPRRTLRERDLVGAELADWRMLIDRLHASFDTGDFATGVRLVDAIALAAEEAAHHPDLDLSYGRLDVRLFSHDAGGVTVRDVELARAISELAATAGATSHPERTSVLELGLDSADEAQIRPFWAALLDYDPVQAWGELQLRDATGRRPTIWFQPTEPHEVPRQRWHLDLRIPPEVVQTRIAAAIEAGGELVDDSAAPAYWVLADPQGNRACLTTWEGREPA
- a CDS encoding VOC family protein, giving the protein MTTITSISTAMFTVADQDAAIEFYTHKLGWELRSETSFGEGDQAGRWIEVAPPGSSAVLALNPPMNGEPGGGAIGVETPDAEAERTRLGGVDGVQVGELMGGEGPVPRMFPIHDPDGNWIWVVQTAG
- a CDS encoding TIGR03085 family metal-binding protein — its product is MTTTRAGSLARRERLDLCDLALAVGPAAPTLCAGWTVLDLVVHLLVRERRPWAAATTSVPALRGVMERTSAELRREPFPVLVERLRTPPLPLRVDALDAVVNTAELFVHHEDVRRAQPSWTSRELSSADASALWRQLSFAGRALVRPAGVPVEIVSGSRRTTLRRGEDPVVVSGPVGEVTLFIFGRSAVERLDFSGPADRVEALRRAKLGW